TCTGTCCAGATTTTAGTTTTAAAAATTCACCTGTCATCTTGCCATTTAAATTATTTTCCTCATCATCATAACAGTCCTGTATAACTGAGTTTACTATGACCTTTTCAGTTATATCTTGAAGATTTATCTGGTCTTCATTTATTTTTAAAACTATATCACCAGAGCCGTATACTTATTACAGGTTCGCTTTCTAAGCTCCCCAGATTAGTTACAGCTCCACCTGAGGTATTTAGAGTTACTATATTATTTTCCACTGCATATTTAAATGGCCTGCAGTTAAATATTATGGGAAACTGACTGAAACACCTGTAAACCTGCTTAAAATCAATGGCATTTACCACCTGGGCAATGTATTTTTTATCAGCTTGAAAACTGAATATCAGATCACTTTCACCTGTTCCAAAAAGCCAGGCTTTAATATCATCGAGCTTACTTCCGAGGTTTTGTGTATCTTTTACAGAACATTCAACGCCTAGTGTTATATCCTCATAGGTTTTTTCATCGAATCTTAAATTAGAATCCCTTCACGGGATATTTATGGTACTTACTCTTCGTTTAGGAGAAGGAAGGTCTGGCCTTTTAGCTATTAAAATTCCAAAATCATCATAACTGTTTTTACCGCCAAAATCAAAACTGAGCACTCTAAATTCCTCCCTTTCCCATAGAAATTTTCCGCCTGTAGAACTCCAGTTCATAGGCCAGCTTCTATATCTTTGTCTGTGTTGTTAATAAAATTTTCAATGTGTAAAGTAAGATTATTATTTGACTGTGTTTTATCTTTTAAATTATTGCTAGCTGCTACTGTCATATCTGCCACTATAGTATTTACTTTCATATCCAGTGACAGTCCCTTTACAGCTTCTATTACAGCAGATTTACTTTTATTTATACCTTCTGCAAGCCCTGACATAAAATCTGGCATCCAGCTTTCATAATCAGTAAGTGGTCCTTCATACGGTACTGAAAAGTGAAAGTAGCTCCTTATTTTAGCTGCCAGTGCACTTACTACATCTTCTACTTTTCCTGAAGCTGTGTTTTTTATAGCTTCCCATATATTTGTCAGGACTGTTTTTATATTGTTCCATATGCTTTCTATATCAGATCTTAACTTTGTGAAGTTTCCTGTAACTATATCAAGTACTATAAGTACAGCACCAAGTACAATATTTTTTATAATATCCTAGGTATTTTGAAATATAGTCTTATAAAAATTTAGAGCTGGCTCTAGAAAACCTTTTATCAGGAACTTTAAGAGGTTCTAAAGCTTGAATAATTAAACTATTTATCACTTTAGTCCCTCCTTCAAGGTGTTGGCTATAGTTTTTGTATATTATCCTTATTTTTCTCATAGGCCGGCTGCAGAAATGGCCTTGCAGACATTTTGGAAGTTCCAAATCCAATAAACTTACCATAAAAAATCTCTGAATTATCTCCTCTATCCACACCTACACGAATATACTTTACCCCTTCTTTCTTTTTAACATTGGTTATCTTAAGACCTTTTTAAGTTTCCCGGTTCTTACTAGGGCATTTGCCTTTGCATCTTCAAGTACAGATTCCGCGGCATTTTTTAATGCCTTGTTTTCAAGTCTACTAATGTTTGTACTCATCCACTGAAGCTTATTTAATATTTCATCAACTCCCGTAAGTTCTATATCAGCCACTACTTTCCACCTCCAAGGCTTTTATTTCCATATATCTATTTCTGTATTTTATATTATCAATAGAAGTTATATTGTACTTGATGCCTTCAAATAGTATCCTCATATCACTGGATATACCGGCTAAATACCTTATAGCAAATTTAACAGTTTTCTCTGCCTGCACGGCTGCCGCCCCAAAATATTCTCTTCCATAAAGATTTGATACTGATGCCCAAACAGCTAAGTAATCCTCCCATACTTCCTCCTCAAAGCCATTTTCATTTGTAGAAGTTGTAAGCTTTTGTAATGTTATTTTATGCCTTAGTTCCTCTGTTCTCATATTGGTACCACCCTGTTCATACTTAATAAGGAGTTTCTTGCCTCTTCGATTTTTTGCCTTTCATCCGATCTATAATCATAATAAAGAAGCCTCATGTGAAGCACCATTGCCCATTTAACTGTTTCAGGAACACTTTTTCCAGTATCTAAATGCTATTTTGCTTCTTCTAAAGTTAAAGGTTCTGCTGCTGGCAGTGTTAAAATACAGTAAAGCTTACTCCATCCTGCTGTCTTACAAGTTTATCACTTACCGAAACATCTTCATTTGCAAGTATTGGAACATTATTTACTAAAGGCTTTGCACCAGTTCCTTCTACATCCTGTGACTGGTACAAAGAAATTTGTGTTTCGTGGCCTATTGTTTGAGCTAAATTTACAATAACAGTTGCCGTAATGACATTTTTAAGAGTTACATAGTCACTTGTTATTGCAGCATTTGTGGTCTTTAGTTCAAACCCCTGTATTACTTTATATTTTTCAATTATCGCCATATTCTGATAACCCCCTTAATTTTACATCATTAATATTTTGAGAATAAAAAACTAGCTTAATATCAATATATACTAAGCTAGCGTTATTTTAAAATATGACTACCCCATTTAGGAATTATATCTCTTTTCCATCTAAGTATTCCATTACATATATAAGCTACATGTTTAAATTTATTTGTATTATCATATATATTTATTTCATTACATACATCTAATATATCTTTCCAGGAACCTATTCTTGCCACCATCTCATCTGTATTTATTCTTTCTTCGCTTTTGTTTCTTTCATAATAGATAGACTTATATATTGATGTCTTTCCAGCACCATTTACCCCTGCAAATATAGTATAAGTAGCCATTACTCTTTACCTATTACTCTTTGTTGTTCCTTTTGAAGCGCTAAATCAGATAAAGTAATATAAAAATCCTGCTCTTCTTTTGTTTTTGCTTTTTTGAATAATTCTTTTAGATCTTTATATGAATATCTCAAAAATTGTTCATACAAACTATTTTGTTGATTTATCTTTTCCATAGTATTTCCTCCAACAAATAATACTTTTATTATATTATAGCCTAATACGTCACTTATATAAACAGCTTTTTACCTGTCTGCTAATGTTATAAACGGACTTAAAGCATTAGCTCCTTTATATGGCATCATCTATTTTAAAAGACATTTCATCTGCATAGGTCTGTTTTACTATTGCTTCAAGGGCTGTATCATCCTGTAGCAGGTCATCGGTAACATAACATAGTGCCAATAATTTTTGCAGTGCCATATCAATTTCTCTAAACTTTGGTTTAGACTGTGTAACAGTTTCTGCTTCAGCTACCCAATAAGCCTGGACCCCTCCCCATCTGCTTCCATTAGCCCTGCTGGTTTCATCAATACCAAGTGCTCTTAATCTATTTGTGTTTGCACCTATTGGAATCATCCTTATTCTATTTGCCACCTGTACCTCCCTTCCATTTCTTTTCATCAGGATCTTTAGGCTTTGCATATATATGCTCATTTACAGGTATCTGTGCCTGTTTTTGTCTTTCTTCCTCCAATGCAGCAATTTCTTTTTGTGCTTCAATTTTGGCTTTATGTGCTTTAATTTCAGAAAGCTTAGCAGTGATTTCCTCAGCTGTTGCATCCTGCTTATTTATAAGATTTCCTGTTTTTAGCTGGTAGGCATTAATTATAGTTTCCTTTACTTCATCAAGTACCTCTACACCATGTCTTAAATCTTTAGCTTCACCTTAAAAATTTCCCAAGGGTTGTGAATCATGCAGATTGAAGTAGGTGACATTAAAATCTCATCTCCTGACATAGCAATTACGGAAGCTGCCGATATTACAACACCATCTATTTTTACCTTTACTTTTCCCTTATGTTCTTTAAGAGCAGTATAAATCCTTGAAGCTGTGTACACATCTCCGTCGTAAGAATTAATACACGCATTGATGTCTTTTCCCTTATGCTTGCTGTATACAATAAATTCAAGGCTCTGATGCTCAATATTATTGTTAGTAGACCTTGTTAAGTCCTGCACCAGGTGGAGGAGTACCCTGAATATCCTGCACACATCTTCTATCCTAAATCTTTTTAATTCTAAAAACTGTGCATCTGTAAGCTTCATGGTAATTTCCTTAAATTGACCCCCGCCTTCCAGTATCATATGAAAAGGGGATCTATAATTAAAATCTACTAATATTTACCTATTTACTCTTACTCATTTCCTTGCCTTCTAAAGGCGCTATTTCCGCTTAGGTTGCTTCTTTTGTAAGTCCCTTAAGCTCCTTTAAATTTAAAACCTTTCTTCCAAATAATGCTCTCATTTCAAAACCTCCATGTGTCATTCTTAATAACTCTTTCATTTTCTTTCCCAGCTGAATAGTTAACATTATAGGGTGGATCTATTACACAAAGATTTGCTTTCTTTCTATCCATTGATTTTTCAACATCTAAAAGCTTAGTGCTGTCACCACAAATTAATCTATGCTTTCCTAAAAGCCATATATCTCCTGTTTTTGAAATAGGTTCTTCAATATCCTCTAAAGCTTTATCTGCAGCATAGTCATCATCATTAACATCTTTATTATGAACCTCATTTAACTGCAGACAGATGCCGTATTCTATTATCACCCACAATTTATTGTTGGGTATTTTAGCTAAAGTAATTAGACCAGTACTCCTTGTATATATTTCAGTTTTACTTGCAAAAGTTCCATCCTTATTATATTTAGCTATAAAACTTTTATATTTTGAACTTGAGCCTGAAGTATCTGTGCAGCCATTGTAAGTTATATATATAGGCATCATTTACTGCTATATCAAAATACTCCACGTCATAAACAAGGTCATCAGGTACTGCCGCACTTTTTGGGTAAGATGAGATTACTGTAAAATCCTTATTAAGCTTTTTGAAAGAGCTGTCACTTATAAGAATCCAGAAGTTTGTACCATCATAAGCTATTGCTTTAGCTTGAACTGACAGAGTTATATTGTCTTTCTTAACAGCTGTTGTTTTATCGTATGCCACTAAGCTAGTTGCATTTTTAATTAAGGCATAAAGGTTTGTTTCATCAGTACACAGGTTGTAGTTAGGTAAAGATGTACTGCTTGTTCCTGCCTCTAATGCAGCTTTAGGATATAGACTATTAATTTTAGGACTCTGTGCAGTGTCCTGGGTACTACTTCCACCTGTCCAATATATGCTCTTAAAAGTTCCGTTAGCAGCACTGGTTGGAAAGTCTATAACATAATGTCTTGTACCTGCTGCATCAGTATTAGTTCTTGTGGTTTCACTTTTATTTACAGTTCCCCTGATGAAAGGTAATACTAATTTTTTCTTTGGAATTTCTATTTTAGTTCCTTTTATTAAGTCTTTGCTGTAAGATAAACTTTGTTTATAAATCATGAGTTTCCTCCTCTCTGAAATTTTGAATATAAAAAAAGCCTATACCGTTTGATATGGGCTTTTAGTCATCCAAAAAGAATATTCCAACTTAACTTTGCTTCATTTCAACAGAATAGTCATGCTTATCAAAAAAATAGAAAATCATTTTTTGTTTATTTTAAACTTATCTCTTAAAATATCGTACTAATCTAACACCTTCTGGCTGAATTTCAAAATTAGCCTGCCACATCTCAACACCTAATGTAATACTTTTATCTACTGCTGCTCTTACTTCTTCAAAGTTAGTACTTTTTTCAATTACCTCAAAACCAGGATTATCATAGATAAAGCATATTAAAAGTATAGCTCTTTGGCGGCTTTGAAGGCTCTTTCCTAATTCTATCATATGTTTTACAAATCTATCAGTGGAACTAAATGGAGTCACTTTTTTTGTTTTTATATAATTTGGATATTCAACCTGCAAATGTTGAAGAGGAGTCTTTACTTCAAGGTAGGTGTTTCCCACAAGAAAATCAAGTTTAGATATACCAAGAAATTGCTCTCTAAAAACCTCATTTTCTGCTCCAACCATATCTTTAAAGCCTCCATTTACTAAATAATGCTCCACATAACGATTAACTGCATTTTGATTAATACCAAT
This genomic interval from Clostridium kluyveri contains the following:
- a CDS encoding DNA/RNA nuclease SfsA, giving the protein MKEYDFKFNEFLVEGVIMKRKGQFTMICEINDKINNCHCPTTGRIGNLDVSGLPCLLSKSSDPKRKTTYTVEAVSLDRPGGSSKSWIGINQNAVNRYVEHYLVNGGFKDMVGAENEVFREQFLGISKLDFLVGNTYLEVKTPLQHLQVEYPNYIKTKKVTPFSSTDRFVKHMIELGKSLQSRQRAILLICFIYDNPGFEVIEKSTNFEEVRAAVDKSITLGVEMWQANFEIQPEGVRLVRYFKR
- a CDS encoding Clp protease ClpP, which translates into the protein MILEGGGQFKEITMKLTDAQFLELKRFRIEDVCRIFRVLLHLVQDLTRSTNNNIEHQSLEFIVYSKHKGKDINACINSYDGDVYTASRIYTALKEHKGKVKVKIDGVVISAASVIAMSGDEILMSPTSICMIHNPWEIFKVKLKI
- a CDS encoding phage head closure protein is translated as MRTEELRHKITLQKLTTSTNENGFEEEVWEDYLAVWASVSNLYGREYFGAAAVQAEKTVKFAIRYLAGISSDMRILFEGIKYNITSIDNIKYRNRYMEIKALEVESSG
- a CDS encoding HK97 gp10 family phage protein; translation: MADIELTGVDEILNKLQWMSTNISRLENKALKNAAESVLEDAKANALVRTGKLKKVLR
- a CDS encoding HK97-gp10 family putative phage morphogenesis protein encodes the protein MDRGDNSEIFYGKFIGFGTSKMSARPFLQPAYEKNKDNIQKL
- a CDS encoding phage major capsid protein, which codes for MANRIRMIPIGANTNRLRALGIDETSRANGSRWGGVQAYWVAEAETVTQSKPKFREIDMALQKLLALCYVTDDLLQDDTALEAIVKQTYADEMSFKIDDAI
- a CDS encoding distal tail protein Dit — translated: MTLGVECSVKDTQNLGSKLDDIKAWLFGTGESDLIFSFQADKKYIAQVVNAIDFKQVYRCFSQFPIIFNCRPFKYAVENNIVTLNTSGGAVTNLGSLESEPVISIRLW